The DNA sequence ACCGGCCGGGGTAAGGCTGTGGGACCAACGTTGTTTAAGGCGATGCCTAACCCCGGTCATTACGGACAGTTCTCAGTGGAAATTCCCCGGAAGATCCGGCAACCTTCCACCTCATAGCTAATCGCACAAAAAGAGCGAGGAGAGTCCTTCTCCTCGATTATTCAAACACCTCGGCCACAACACCGGCGCCTACGGTACGGCCGCCTTCGCGAATAGCAAAGCGCAGTCCTTGCTCAATGGCAATAGGAGTAATGAGCTCCACGTCCATCACCACGTTGTCGCCGGGCATCACCATCTCCACGCCCTCCGGCAGATTAATGGTACCGGTAACGTCGGTGGTCCTAAAGTATAGCTGCGGCCGATAGCCGTTAA is a window from the Bacillota bacterium genome containing:
- the tuf gene encoding elongation factor Tu (EF-Tu; promotes GTP-dependent binding of aminoacyl-tRNA to the A-site of ribosomes during protein biosynthesis; when the tRNA anticodon matches the mRNA codon, GTP hydrolysis results; the inactive EF-Tu-GDP leaves the ribosome and release of GDP is promoted by elongation factor Ts; many prokaryotes have two copies of the gene encoding EF-Tu), whose product is NGYRPQLYFRTTDVTGTINLPEGVEMVMPGDNVVMDVELITPIAIEQGLRFAIREGGRTVGAGVVAEVFE